From a region of the Tenggerimyces flavus genome:
- a CDS encoding GyrI-like domain-containing protein, translating into MELLEPPRVVDRARVDCLGIRVVTPFRGMLRVRDELLAELAACLKTHDLEPDGPFFHRLHLIDMDGPMDIEVGVVTSAPVGGDDRVRRTELPAGRYATLTYRLHARRANKALLDWAAEQGLALDRWDVAEGDRFACRYEAYRTDPRTEPRKTQWIAELNFRLADG; encoded by the coding sequence ATGGAGCTCCTCGAGCCGCCCCGCGTCGTCGACCGCGCACGGGTCGACTGCCTCGGCATCCGGGTGGTCACGCCGTTCCGCGGCATGCTGCGGGTACGCGACGAGCTGCTCGCCGAGCTCGCCGCGTGCCTGAAGACCCACGACCTCGAGCCCGACGGGCCGTTCTTCCACAGGCTGCACCTCATCGACATGGACGGCCCGATGGACATCGAGGTGGGCGTGGTCACGTCCGCGCCGGTCGGGGGCGACGACCGCGTACGTCGCACGGAGCTCCCGGCGGGCCGGTACGCCACACTCACGTACAGGCTGCACGCGCGCCGGGCGAACAAGGCGCTGCTCGACTGGGCCGCGGAGCAGGGGCTGGCGCTCGATCGCTGGGACGTGGCCGAGGGAGATCGGTTCGCCTGCCGGTACGAGGCCTACCGCACCGACCCGCGAACCGAGCCCCGCAAGACCCAGTGGATCGCCGAGCTCAACTTCCGGCTAGCGGACGGCTAG
- a CDS encoding putative quinol monooxygenase: MIFITAKFRILPEHAENWPEISRSFTEATRAEPGCLWFDWSRSLDDPNEYVLVEAFEDDAAAAHVGSEHFRTAQQELPRHLAETPRIVNFQVPGTDWSELGELAVR, encoded by the coding sequence TTGATCTTCATCACCGCGAAGTTCCGCATCCTGCCGGAGCACGCCGAGAACTGGCCGGAGATCTCGCGCTCGTTCACCGAGGCGACGCGGGCCGAGCCGGGCTGCCTGTGGTTCGACTGGTCGCGGAGCCTCGACGACCCGAACGAGTACGTGCTCGTCGAGGCGTTCGAGGACGACGCCGCTGCCGCGCACGTGGGCTCGGAGCACTTCCGTACGGCGCAGCAGGAGTTGCCGCGGCACCTCGCGGAGACGCCGCGGATCGTGAACTTCCAGGTGCCCGGAACGGACTGGTCCGAGCTCGGTGAGCTAGCCGTCCGCTAG